From Jeotgalibaca dankookensis, one genomic window encodes:
- a CDS encoding HU family DNA-binding protein: MANKAQLIEKVAEKTNLTKKEVTVTVDALFESIQETLATGEKVQVIGFGNFEVRDRAARKGRNPQTGEEIQIAASKVPAFKPGKALKDAVKN; this comes from the coding sequence ATGGCAAATAAAGCACAATTAATCGAAAAAGTTGCTGAAAAAACTAACCTTACTAAAAAGGAAGTTACAGTTACTGTAGATGCATTGTTTGAATCTATTCAAGAAACTTTAGCAACAGGTGAAAAAGTTCAAGTTATCGGATTTGGTAACTTTGAAGTTCGCGACCGCGCAGCTCGTAAAGGACGTAACCCACAAACTGGGGAAGAAATCCAAATCGCTGCAAGCAAAGTACCTGCATTCAAACCAGGTAAAGCGTTAAAAGATGCAGTAAAAAATTAA
- a CDS encoding tetratricopeptide repeat protein — MNDKAKEMFEAIRENELEIAQINFEASLKQALLEDDIEGLVEFAERLHQAGFLSEAKQTYELLKNMAPHIEEWDLFLAELAIDQDHVLEGIDLLLKIDSTNELYPNALLLLADAYQTIGLYEVSEQKILEAISILPEEPILQYALAKLYYAIGSFKKAIPIYENLIELQPDFVEAENILMQLAECYHAIGDFEEGVYYLEQIESKKHTSDSLFQLGLGYLQLKDYGRAVRNFEELLSKDPDYLSAYLYLSQALEADLQLEEALGTILKGIQENPFQAEFYLAAANLHRKLKQPEQAHLLLEKALELEPDIMEAVAMKVDLAMEAEQYEDVISILESQEDYMNQPLYQWSLARAYNYLEEYERASDYFDKAYYQLDENLDFLQDYSQFLREEGRVEDRAEIIKKALSIEPNNPYFLEMDKNQFE, encoded by the coding sequence TTGAATGATAAAGCAAAAGAAATGTTCGAAGCGATTCGAGAAAATGAGCTAGAAATTGCGCAAATTAATTTTGAAGCTTCACTCAAACAAGCACTCTTGGAAGATGATATTGAAGGGCTTGTTGAATTTGCGGAAAGACTCCACCAAGCAGGTTTTTTAAGTGAAGCTAAACAAACCTATGAACTTTTAAAGAATATGGCACCGCATATTGAGGAATGGGATCTATTCTTAGCAGAATTGGCAATCGATCAAGATCACGTATTAGAAGGCATTGATTTATTATTAAAAATTGATTCAACAAATGAACTATATCCAAATGCACTACTTTTGTTAGCTGATGCTTACCAAACAATCGGTCTATACGAAGTCAGCGAACAAAAAATATTAGAAGCAATATCAATTTTGCCAGAAGAACCCATCTTACAGTATGCATTAGCAAAACTTTATTATGCAATTGGAAGTTTTAAAAAAGCTATTCCGATTTATGAAAACTTAATTGAACTGCAACCCGATTTCGTAGAGGCAGAAAACATCTTGATGCAACTAGCTGAGTGTTATCATGCAATTGGTGATTTCGAAGAAGGGGTTTATTACCTAGAGCAAATTGAATCAAAAAAACATACTTCTGATAGTTTATTTCAATTGGGACTTGGTTATTTACAGTTAAAAGATTATGGACGAGCTGTTCGAAATTTTGAAGAACTTCTAAGTAAAGATCCAGATTATTTAAGTGCTTATTTATACTTAAGTCAGGCCTTAGAGGCAGATTTACAGCTAGAAGAGGCGCTCGGTACAATTCTAAAAGGGATTCAAGAAAATCCTTTTCAAGCCGAATTTTATTTAGCTGCTGCAAATCTACACCGGAAATTAAAGCAACCGGAACAAGCACATTTACTACTAGAAAAAGCTTTAGAGCTTGAACCAGACATTATGGAAGCGGTAGCGATGAAAGTTGATTTGGCAATGGAGGCAGAGCAATATGAAGATGTGATTTCTATTTTAGAATCTCAAGAAGATTATATGAATCAGCCGCTTTACCAATGGAGCTTAGCACGTGCTTACAATTATTTAGAGGAATATGAACGAGCTAGCGACTACTTTGACAAGGCCTATTACCAACTAGATGAGAATCTAGACTTTTTACAAGATTATAGTCAATTCCTTCGAGAAGAAGGCAGAGTAGAAGACAGAGCTGAAATTATAAAAAAGGCATTATCCATCGAACCAAATAATCCTTACTTTTTAGAAATGGACAAGAATCAATTTGAGTAA
- a CDS encoding YpiB family protein translates to MMKASLEDKKSFLTWFIQNNQLKRRESLWILNYLLNHEQLLKNVHFIEEVSLTNRGMGLATIESEQDPFVYYKDGRKFEDPEQAFHDLRLNWQETFYLELYFDNAYQVLSAYGILEQNPNIEEGSDMSFELGEKVESSLNRLAWKERKRQLLLLIDQALSDQNEEKFQSFTDELRKIDEKIKANDL, encoded by the coding sequence ATGATGAAGGCGTCATTAGAAGATAAAAAGTCTTTCTTAACTTGGTTTATCCAGAATAATCAATTGAAACGCCGCGAATCATTGTGGATTTTAAATTACCTGCTCAACCATGAGCAATTATTAAAAAATGTTCATTTTATAGAAGAAGTATCGCTAACTAATCGCGGTATGGGTTTAGCTACAATTGAGAGTGAACAAGATCCATTTGTTTATTATAAAGACGGGCGAAAATTCGAAGATCCAGAACAAGCATTTCATGATTTAAGATTAAATTGGCAAGAAACCTTTTATTTAGAACTTTATTTTGATAATGCTTATCAAGTACTCTCCGCTTATGGTATTCTAGAACAGAATCCAAACATTGAAGAAGGATCAGACATGTCGTTTGAATTAGGAGAAAAAGTAGAGAGTTCTTTAAACCGATTAGCCTGGAAAGAACGTAAACGCCAATTACTCCTACTTATCGATCAAGCACTTAGTGATCAAAACGAAGAAAAGTTTCAATCTTTCACGGATGAATTAAGAAAAATTGATGAAAAAATAAAAGCTAATGACTTATAA
- a CDS encoding CCA tRNA nucleotidyltransferase encodes MIDIDKIPEFKKASSLIAKIEAANYEAYFVGGGVRDTLLNLPISDIDIASSATPDEIQRIFPVTFDVGIKHGTVMVLQDNETYEITTFRTESKYENFRRPEKVAYVRSLEEDLKRRDFTINAIALDRKGYLQDPFNGERDIELQLIRAVGNPIERFREDALRMMRAARFISQLNFDIERETKEAVIDYHPLLSKIAVERIREEWTKLLLGRNRKGGIKFFVETRLFHMCPGFQNKDKHLVDLALFPLRFESSLSAWTSLLYFLKIDETDVDAFLRAWKLSNKEINDTKRAYHALHKRLECYWDYSLLFQTGLPIALEVEGLIAGFGLDNDFEGLLAMGRTIPIHTVKDLKVDGKDIMAVLSMQRGGPYLGKILEEVKQRVLNEKLENDKQAIMTFIEKRRLIYLDEVFEKRYLVEEKDTAIEMGSGDLPVLASPSLIAFMENTCKHMMMNLLDEGETSVGTFISMKHSAPTNVGEKVVIEARIKELSGSKYSFSIVAKSQDLIIAMGEHTRSVVNIDRFIKSI; translated from the coding sequence ATGATTGATATTGATAAAATTCCAGAATTTAAAAAAGCAAGTTCTTTAATTGCTAAAATAGAAGCGGCGAATTATGAAGCATACTTTGTTGGAGGCGGTGTTCGCGACACGCTCTTAAACCTTCCGATATCTGATATTGATATCGCTAGTAGTGCCACACCAGATGAAATTCAAAGGATTTTTCCAGTTACCTTTGATGTTGGGATTAAACATGGAACTGTAATGGTGTTACAAGATAACGAAACTTATGAAATAACAACATTTCGAACAGAATCAAAGTATGAAAATTTTCGTCGGCCAGAAAAAGTAGCCTATGTTAGAAGCCTTGAAGAAGATTTAAAAAGACGTGATTTTACAATCAATGCGATTGCACTAGATCGAAAGGGTTATCTTCAAGACCCTTTTAATGGTGAGCGTGATATTGAATTACAGTTAATCAGAGCGGTTGGCAATCCAATCGAGCGTTTTAGGGAAGATGCGTTACGAATGATGCGAGCAGCGCGCTTTATTAGTCAGTTAAATTTTGATATTGAAAGGGAAACGAAAGAAGCTGTTATAGATTACCATCCGCTTTTATCAAAAATTGCTGTAGAAAGAATCCGAGAAGAATGGACTAAGCTGTTATTAGGACGCAATCGTAAAGGTGGCATCAAATTCTTCGTTGAAACACGATTATTTCATATGTGTCCCGGATTTCAAAATAAAGATAAGCATCTCGTTGACCTGGCTTTATTTCCTTTAAGGTTTGAAAGTTCACTTAGTGCTTGGACTAGTTTGCTTTACTTTTTAAAGATAGATGAAACAGATGTGGATGCTTTTTTACGCGCATGGAAACTTTCAAACAAAGAAATTAATGATACAAAGAGGGCATACCATGCGCTCCATAAGAGATTAGAGTGTTATTGGGATTATTCACTACTCTTTCAAACAGGGTTACCCATTGCATTAGAGGTTGAAGGTCTGATTGCTGGCTTTGGCTTGGATAATGATTTTGAAGGCCTTTTGGCGATGGGTAGAACAATTCCTATTCATACTGTTAAAGATCTTAAAGTGGATGGAAAAGATATTATGGCGGTTTTAAGTATGCAGCGTGGTGGCCCATATCTAGGGAAAATACTTGAAGAAGTGAAACAAAGGGTACTTAATGAGAAGCTTGAAAATGATAAACAAGCAATTATGACTTTTATTGAAAAAAGAAGGTTGATTTATTTGGATGAGGTGTTCGAAAAACGATATCTTGTAGAAGAAAAAGATACTGCCATTGAAATGGGATCTGGTGATTTACCTGTTCTTGCTTCACCTAGCTTAATTGCTTTCATGGAAAACACTTGTAAACATATGATGATGAATTTATTAGATGAAGGTGAGACATCCGTCGGAACCTTTATCAGTATGAAACACAGTGCTCCAACTAATGTAGGTGAAAAGGTAGTCATTGAGGCTCGCATTAAAGAATTAAGTGGCAGTAAATATTCATTTTCAATTGTAGCCAAGTCTCAAGACTTAATCATCGCAATGGGAGAGCACACGCGCTCAGTTGTTAATATCGATCGTTTTATTAAAAGTATATAA
- a CDS encoding sugar ABC transporter substrate-binding protein, which translates to MKKILIFILMLSVSFSLVACTTDGNDASSGEANENLRMGYITMDLGNPYFVRLVDGMEEKAEELNIELSIHDGENEVEPQIRAMENLITQQVDAIILSANDSQALNAMVKEAQNACIRVIAANGPVEEPDAFIGSIEYDNGFQAGEIAGEYIAEHLNGEAKVAILQLSTIPAALERAQGQREGLLSLAPNAQIVGEPNASTREGGLSAIETLLQTHPDLNVVLGVNDDSVLGAYQAMKAAGKEGEDIALVGFDAIEEALLKVKEGGIYRGTIDIAPFESGKVIIETAAKVVEKGPIEELIEFPVTKVTEENVDEFLD; encoded by the coding sequence ATGAAGAAAATACTTATATTTATCCTGATGCTTTCCGTTTCATTTAGCTTAGTAGCTTGTACCACAGATGGAAACGATGCTTCATCAGGAGAGGCGAATGAAAATCTTAGAATGGGATATATCACAATGGATCTGGGGAATCCTTATTTCGTTAGATTAGTAGATGGTATGGAGGAAAAAGCTGAAGAATTAAACATAGAACTTAGTATTCACGATGGCGAAAATGAAGTGGAACCTCAAATAAGAGCGATGGAAAATCTCATTACGCAGCAAGTAGATGCCATTATACTGAGTGCAAACGATTCACAGGCCCTAAATGCTATGGTCAAAGAAGCGCAAAATGCATGTATACGAGTGATTGCTGCGAATGGGCCAGTAGAAGAACCTGATGCATTTATAGGTTCCATAGAATATGATAACGGCTTCCAAGCGGGCGAAATAGCAGGTGAATATATAGCAGAACATTTAAATGGAGAGGCAAAAGTAGCTATCTTGCAATTATCGACCATACCAGCTGCCCTTGAGAGAGCCCAAGGACAAAGAGAAGGATTGTTGTCTTTGGCTCCAAATGCACAAATTGTTGGCGAACCCAATGCTAGTACAAGAGAAGGTGGATTGTCGGCTATAGAAACGTTGCTACAAACTCACCCAGATTTGAACGTCGTCTTAGGTGTCAACGATGACTCTGTTCTTGGCGCTTACCAAGCCATGAAGGCAGCGGGAAAAGAAGGAGAAGATATCGCTTTAGTTGGTTTTGACGCCATAGAAGAAGCTCTGCTAAAGGTCAAAGAGGGCGGAATATATCGAGGAACGATAGATATAGCGCCGTTTGAAAGCGGCAAAGTCATTATAGAAACGGCAGCTAAAGTAGTAGAAAAAGGTCCCATAGAAGAATTGATAGAATTCCCAGTTACAAAAGTGACTGAAGAAAATGTAGATGAATTTTTAGATTAA